From Ficedula albicollis isolate OC2 chromosome 5, FicAlb1.5, whole genome shotgun sequence, one genomic window encodes:
- the LOC101819678 gene encoding NACHT, LRR and PYD domains-containing protein 12-like, which yields MPKRHPQVSINWSRQTRRAGHSTPLSSLSTLKEPLSFPRAPVTVHPQLERVEKAAQQQNPVAVWAAPFVLTSDSWESRMKDISHSGMTCCSSQGHRRDSREHMVQESPRDRELGTCARESPSFHSRFTSLSITREPWSKQGAKDGAVGTSQGRASTGSRAATTPTPSSTISTALFEPDRDGQTPQVVVLVGAPGMGKTTMVRKVMVEWGEGTLHTQFDFVFCIDCKAMVLPMEASVAELVSQCCPGLRVPAGKILDGQKKILFIFDGFEALGFSLVQPEAELSSDPREVKPLELTLMSLLKKTVLPEASLLITVRPAALGRLRQCLKGEYYVEILGFSAARRKEYFHRYFEKSNKADMAFRFARGNEILYNLCVIPVMSWTTCTVLEQELCGKKNLLDCSKTTTGMIMFYLSQILKHRERDNPQVLQQFLLQLCSLAAEGIWKHKVLFEEKEIKDCGLDQPSLLPLFLNERIPREGEDHESVYAFTHLHLQEFFAAMFYVLEDDGEMASSLGKLEKDVNKLLDSYNKSRKDLNVTVRFLFGLVSQKSIEYMDKTIGCRISAQAREELLEWLQGRHRGLSLPGQALKVSETDTFHFLFEMNEKSFAQSALNHFTDLDLQDTKLTLYDQMALSFCIQHWAGLGCVTLQGCSFQWQDPEAELDLSVPCSAVSAAGAHPGALVVRQREELPCPIHLLCRALRQRDSALQVLRLQWCQLSESCCAELAALLAEQPGLTRLELADSSLGDSGVRLLCEGLRAPGCCLRILRLRYSRITSACCEDLAAVLSTNTRLEELDLSFSEGLRDAGVELLCEGLQHCACPLQTLRLGSCRLSGTCCQSLAVQLLQGPRLTCLDGPRLSCPHLSDNELGAHGVLQLCRQLRHPACPLKSAAGAPLSTDAFSQALRQQLDAVRALQPALKIGNLLEHDVPQAGAMARLPCQRGLLRGGRKALPSFRTLPLL from the exons ATGCCCAAAAGGCACCCACAGGTGTCCATAAACTGGAGCAGGCAAACCAGGAGAGCAGGTCACAGCACACCCCTTTCATCCCTGAGCACCCTAAAGGAGCCTCTCTCCTTTCCTAGAGCCCCAGTTACAGTCCATCCACAGCTGGAGAGGGTGGAAAAGGCCGCACAACAGCAAAACCCTGTGGCTGTTTGGGCAGCACCGTTTGTCCTTACCTCAGACTCCTGGGAAAGCAGGATGAAGGACATTTCTCACAGTGGAATGacttgctgcagcagccaag GGCACAGACGGGACAGCAGAGAGCACATGGTCCAGGAGTCCCCCCgggacagggagctgggcacctgtgccagggagagCCCGTCCTTCCACAGCCGCTTCACCAGCCTGAGCATCACCAGGGAGCCTTGGAGCAAGCAGGGAGCcaaggatggagctgtggggaccAGCCAGGGACGTGCCAGCACCGGCAGCAGGGCAGCCAccacccccacccccagcagcaccatcagcacTGCGCTGTTTGAACCCGACAGAGACGGGCAAACCCCGCAGGTCGTGGTGCTGGTGGGGGCCCCGGGCATGGGGAAGACAACGATGGTCAGGAAGGTGATGGTGGAGTGGGGAGAAGGGACACTGCACACACAGTTTGACTTTGTCTTCTGCATTGACTGCAAAGCCATGGTCCTTCCCATGGAAGCCAGCGTGGCAGAGCTGGTTTCACAGTGCTGTCCTGGCCTGCGAGTTCCAGCTGGGAAGATCCTGGATGGCCAGAAGAAGATCCTGTTCATTTTTGATGGCTTTGAGGCCCTGGGGTTTTCCTTGGTTCAGCCCgaagctgagctgagctctgacCCCAGGGAGGTGAAGCCACTGGAGCTCACCCTGATGAGCTTGTTGAAGAAGACTGTGCTCCCTGAAGCCTCTTTACTCATTACCGTGAGGCCAGCGGCTCTTGGGAGGCTGAGGCAGTGCCTGAAGGGTGAGTATTACGTGGAGATACTGGGATTTTCAGCAGCCAGAAGGAAGGAGTATTTCCACAGGTATTTTGAGAAGTCCAACAAAGCAGACATGGCCTTCAGATTTGCCAGAGGCAACGAGATCCTCTATAACTTGTGTGTCATCCCTGTCATGAGCTGGACGACCTGCACTGTCCTTGAACAAGAGCTTTGTGGGAAGAAAAACCTCCTTGACTGCTCCAAAACCACCACAGGGATGATAATGTTCTACCTCTCCCAAATCCTgaagcacagggagagggacaaCCCCCAGGTCCTCCAGCAGTTCCTACTCCAGCTTTGCTCCTTGGCTGCTGAGGGTATCTGGAAGCACAAGGTCCTCTTTGAGGAGAAGGAAATCAAGGACTGTGGCTTGGACCAGCCAAGTCTTCTCCCCTTGTTCCTCAATGAAAGGATCCCAAGGGAAGGAGAAGACCATGAGAGTGTCTATGCCTTCACCCACCTGCACCTCCAGGAGTTTTTTGCAGCAATGTTTTACGTTCTGGAGGATGATGGGGAAATGGCCAGCAGTTTGGGGAAGCTTGAGAAGGATGTAAATAAATTATTGGACAGCTACAACAAGTCCAGAAAGGATTTGAACGTAACAGTGAGATTCCTCTTTGGTCTGGTCAGCCAGAAATCCATAGAGTACATGGACAAAACCATTGGGTGCAGAATTTCAGCACAAGCCAGGGAAGAACTGCTGGAGTGGCTTCAGGGGAGGCACAGAGGCCTCTCCCTCCCTGGCCAAGCACTGAAGGTTTCAGAGACGGACACTTTCCACTTCTTGTTCGAGATGAACGAGAAGAGCTTCGCACAAAGTGCATTGAATCATTTCACTGACCTGGACTTGCAGGACACCAAGCTGACGCTGTATGACCAGATGGCTCTTTCCTTCTGCATCCAGcactgggctggactgggctgtgtcaccctccagggatgctccttcCAATGGCAGGAtcctgaggcagagctggatcTGTCAGTGCCTTG ctctgcagtctcGGCAGCCGGAGCACATCCCGGTGCCCTGGTCGTGCGGCAGcgggaggagctgccctgccccatcCACCTGCTCTGCCGGGCTCTGCGGCAACGGGACAGCGCCCTGCAGGTGCTCCG gctgcagtggtGCCAGCTGTCCGAGAGCTGCTGCGCGGAGCTGGCAGCGCTGCTGGcggagcagcctggcctgacCCGTCTGGAGCTGGCTGACAGCTCGCTGGGTGACAGCGGCGTGCGCCTCCTCTGCGAGGGGCTGAGGGCTCCGGGCTGCTGCCTGCGCATCCTGCG GCTGCGGTATTCCCGCATCACCAGCGCCTGCTGTGAGGACCTGGCCGCTGTGCTGAGCACCAACACAcgcctggaggagctggatttGTCCTTCAGCGAGGGGCTGCGCGATGCTGGCgtggagctgctgtgtgaggggctgcagcactgtgcctgCCCACTGCAGACACTGCG gctgggcagctgcCGGCTGTCGGGCACCTGCTGCCaatccctggctgtgcagctcctccaggggcCCCGTCTCACCTGCCTGGATGGGCCCCGTCTCAGCTGCCCGCACCTGAGTGACAACGAGCTGGGAGCCCACGGCGTCCTGCAACTCTGCCGGCAGCTCCGGCATCCCGCCTGCCCTCTGAAGAGCGCTGCAGGGGCCCC GCTGAGCACGGACGCCTTCAGCCAGGCCCTGCGGCAGCAACTGGACGCCGTGCGGGCACTGCAGCCCGCCCTGAAGATCGGCAACCTCCTGGAGCATGACGTGCCGCAGGCAGGGGCCATGGCCCGGCTGCCCTGCCAGCGCGGGCTCCTGCGGGGGGGCAGGAAGGCACTGCCCTCCTTCAGAACACTTCCCCTCCTTTAG
- the LOC107603663 gene encoding antigen WC1.1-like — MEDAEVVCQQLGCGSAAGAYSARESFGEGDGPVSLLFVNCNGNEARLWDCWIGGWGPFNVNIHDGDAAVMCQGIVQSVRLVEGETRCNGWLELSVSEGSWRRVPGELYLLRNFSNVCWELGCGALDGTDGVAGTVFLTRINRTEMVIMDHVLEIIQGMTTVLPRNSDLPEYLYQDTVHANSLRRWMTTAPAHIPHGVAIACSGSRQVRLVGSSGRCAGRVEVYSGGSWSSVCQEGWELQDAAVVCRELGCGTALEAPSWARFGAGTGPLWPYMAECSGSEESLWECGRSEQRECGRGLGAGAVCSEQMSVRLAGGRGRCRGYLEVSYNGTWGRVCSDGTSTGTAAAVCRQLGCGHRGWLSANSTQQASRAWLAWVGCEDGARSLWGCPSAPWQLQSCGAGGHAHVDCEEDSDGSSGTDTSPYPEGASSTGVPSSSTLAVGVGTVPVPTVLCVVLGTLLCLALGALAVLLCRARAWRRGRGRAADAISNAVYEELDYTAMPEYQEVPSGPGSLSQGWDKKLPYSSGDSVGGSTRDLSEQPPGLSDYDDVGSSALKTAP; from the exons ATGGAGGACGCCGAAGTGGtttgccagcagctgggctgtggctcgGCTGCCGGTGCCTACTCCGCCCGCGAGAGCTTCGGCGAAGGGGACGGGCCCGTCAGTCTCTTGTTCGTGAATTGCAATGGGAACGAGGCCAGGCTCTGGGACTGCTGGATCGGTGGCTGGGGACCCTTTAATGTCAACATCCATGACGGGGACGCTGCCGTTATGTGCCAAG GAATTGTCCAGTCCGTGCGGCTGGTGGAGGGCGAGACTCGGTGCAATGGGTGGCTGGAGTTGTCCGTGAGCGAAGGGTCGTGGCGCCGCGTGCCAGGAGAGCTGTACCTCCTCCGGAATTTTAGCAAtgtctgctgggagctgggctgtggagcGCTGGACGGGACCGATGGTGTCGCTGGTACGGTTTTCCTAACTAGGATCAACAGGACGGAGATGGTCATCATGGATCATGTGCTCGAAATCATCCAGGGCATGACCACTGTGCTGCCCCGAAACTCCGACCTGCCGGAATACTTATATCAGGATACCGTACATGCTAATTCCTTACGGCGGTGGATGACAACTGCACCAGCTCACATCCCTCACGGGGTGGCCATCGCCTGCTCAG GCAGCCGGCAGGTGAGGCTGGTGGGGAGCTCAGGGCGCTGTGCCGGGCGCGTGGAGGTCTATTCcggtggcagctggagcagcgTGTGCCAGgaaggctgggagctgcaggacgCTGCCGTTGTGTGCcgtgagctgggctgtggcacgGCCCTGGAGGCGCCGAGCTGGGCGCGCTTCGGTGCCGGCACGGGGCCGCTGTGGCCGTACATGGCCGAGTGCTCCGGGAGCGAGGAGTCTCTCTGGGAATGCGGGCGCTCGGAACAGCGCGAGTGCGGGCGCGGCCTCGGGGCAGGGGCCGTGTGCTCAG AGCAGATGTCGGTGCGGCTGGCAGGCGGCCGCGGGCGCTGCCGTGGCTACCTGGAGGTGTCCTATAACGGCACCTGGGGCCGCGTGTGCTCCGACGGCACCAGCACCGGCACCGCCGCCGCCGTGTGCcgccagctgggctgtgggcacCGGGGCTGGCTGTCGGCCAACTCCACCCAGCAGGCGTCCCGTGCCTGGCTGGCCTGGGTGGGCTGCGAGGACGGGGCCCGCTCACTCTGGGGGTGCCCCTCGGcaccctggcagctgcagagctgcgGCGCTGGCGGGCACGCCCACGTGGATTGTGAGGAGGACAGCGATGGCAGCAGCGGGACAGACACCAGCCCATATCCGgagggtgccagcagcacag gtgtccccagcagcagcacgcTGGCAGTGGGCGTGGGGACGGTGCCTGTGCCGACTGTGCTGTGCGTGGTGCTGGGGACgctgctgtgcctggccctGGGTGCCCTGGCCGTGCTGCTGTGCCGTGCCCGTGCCTGGCGCCGAG GccgtggcagagctgcagatgcCATCTCCAACGCTGTCTACGAGGAGCTGGACTACACGGCCATGCCGGAGTACCAGGAGGTGCCCAGTGGCCCAG GTTCCCTgtcacagggatgggacaagaAGCTGCCGTATTCCAGCGGGGACagcgtggggg GATCTACAAGGGACCTCTCGGAACAGCCCCCAGGGCTCTCGGACTATGATGATGTCGGCAGCAGCGCCCTGAAGACGGCGCCGTGA
- the LOC101819679 gene encoding uncharacterized protein LOC101819679: MEVEFETKSRCWLYFEGTGVCASRVRLDINTTPQLLPRAPTPSKRSIWNCSCSPSTCTAAIAHGQKVPLPRWAAAGGAARPHPRSAGHCGSGQCPGAVPGTDARTALSAERLSWGHPDGSGLGAWVAAAPAPGDRSSPSAAIPRGALARLPASWPALLIALRYRRLSSPCCCSHGLSHCSALASCSSSPSRGQSPPGPFPSVPQAGQLPAVGRLLLQGPRLSCPHLSDNELGAHGVLQRCRQLRHPACPLRSLGLSTDAFSQALRQQLDAVRALQPALKIGNLLEHDVPQAGAMARLPCQRGLLPGAGRQSQQFPNTLPPDYTNPWDISVLPVLPRIAKEWLMYPRCRYVQQKYSSISDXSRARHRRGPRCQRPPLTRTQLPAHEQRQRQQRPHGSGPEPAQPGHVWPAPEPMQAAAAGQPLAGASSAASGAAASNHLLRAQI; this comes from the exons ATGGAGGTGGAATTTGAGACCAAGAGTCGCTGCTGGTTGTACTTTGAGGGG ACCGGTGTTTGTGCCAGTCGTGTTCGTCTCGACATAAATACTacaccccagctccttccccgGGCTCCCACCCCGAGCAAACGGAGCATCtggaactgcagctgctccccatccaCCTGCACCGCAGCAATTGCTCACGGCCAGAAGGTGCCGCTCCCTCGCTGGGCGGCGGCGGGAGGAGCTGCCCGGCCCCATCCCCGCTCTGCCGGGCACTGCGGCAGCGGGCAGTGTCCCGgagctgtccctggcacagaCGCACGCACGGCACTGAGCGCAGAGCGGCTCAGCTGGGGACACCCGGACGGGAGCGGCCTTGGTGCCTGGGTGGCTGCTGCCCCGGCGCCAGGGGACAGGAGCTCTCCGAGTGCAGCGATCCCTCGGGGGGCCCTCGCTCGCCTCCCAGCCTCTTGGCCGGCGCTTCTCATCGCGCTGCGCTATCGCCgcctcagcagcccctgctgctgcagccacggCCTCAGCCACTGCTCCGCCcttgccagctgcagcagctccccgaGCAGAGGCCAAAGCCCTCCTGGCCCGTTTCCCTCGGTGCCACAGGCCGGGCAGCTGCCGGCCGTCGGGcgcctgctgctgcaggggcccCGTCTCAGCTGCCCGCACCTGAGTGACAACGAGCTGGGAGCCCACGGCGTCCTGCAGCGCTGCCGGCAGCTCCGGCATCCCGCCTGCCCGCTGCGGAGCCTGGG GCTGAGCACGGACGCCTTCAGCCAGGCCCTGCGGCAGCAACTGGACGCCGTGCGGGCACTGCAGCCCGCCCTGAAGATCGGCAACCTCCTGGAGCATGACGTGCCGCAGGCAGGGGCCATGGCCCGGCTGCCCTGCCAGCGCGGGCTCCTGCCGGGGGCAGGAAG ACAGTCCCAGCAGTTTCCCAATACTCTTCCTCCTGATTACACCAATCCCTGGGATATATCTGTGCTTCCGGTCCTGCCCCGCATTGCAAAGGAATGGCTGATGTACCCGAGATGCAGATACGTGCAGCAGA AATACAGTAGTATCAGTGATNTGAGCCGGGCCCGGCACCGCCGCGGGCCCCGCTGCCAGCGCCCGCCACTCACCCGCACACAGCTGCCCGCACACGAGCAGCGCCAGCGCCAGCAGCGGCCCCATGGCAGCGGCCCCGAGCCAGCGCAGCCAGGCCACGTCTGGCCAGCGCCCGAGCccatgcaggcagcagcagccgggCAGCCTTTAGCAGGTGCCTCATCGGCCGCCTCTGGGGCCGCGGCCTCCAATCACCTGCTCCGTGCCCAAATATGA
- the AIP gene encoding AH receptor-interacting protein, with product MAQQVEQLRADGVDKEVLREGTGPLPDFRDGTKATFHYRTLRCGDEETPVDDSRARGKPMELIAGKKFKLPVWEAALRTMRPGERARFRCDAKHVVLYPLVSKSLRNIAAGKDPLEGQRHCCSIAQMHEHYSLGYPDLDELQKNPQPLIFDIEVLKVEPPGSYQQDPWAMTDEEKLQAVPQIHKEGNELYRQGKVPEAAAKYYDAIACLKNLQMKEQPGSPDWIELDQKITPLLLNYCQCKLQCEEYYEVLDHCSSILNKYEDNVKAYFKRGKAHAAVWNVAEAQADFAKVLALDPSLRPVVSKELRSLEARLREKDAEDKIRFKGIFSQ from the exons ATGGCGCAGCAAGTCGAGCAGCTGCGGGCGGACGGCGTGGACAAGGAGGTGCTGCGGGAGGGCACCGGGCCGCTGCCAGACTTCCGCGACGGCACCAAG GCCACTTTCCACTACCGGACGCTGCGCTGCGGCGATGAGGAGACGCCGGTGGACGATAGCAGGGCGCGGGGGAAACCCATGGAGCTCATCGCCGGGAAAAAGTTCAAGCTGCCCGTGTGGGAAGCGGCACTGCGAACCATGCGGCCCGGCGAGCGTGCGCGCTTCCGCTGCGACGCCAAG CACGTGGTGCTTTACCCGCTAGTTTCCAAGAGCCTACGGAACATCGCCGCGGGGAAGGACCCGCTGGAGGGGCAGCGGCACTGCTGCAGCATCGCCCAGATGCACGAGCACTACTCCCTGGGGTACCCCGACCTCGACGAGCTCCAGAAGAACCCCCAGCCCCTCATCTTCGACATCGAGGTGCTGAAG GTGGAGCCACCCGGCTCCTACCAGCAGGACCCATGGGCCATGACAGAtgaggagaagctccaggctgtgccccagATCCACAAGGAAGGCAACGAGCTGTACCGGCAGGGCAAAGTGCCTGAGGCGGCTGCCAAATACTACGATGCTATCGCCTGTCTCAAGAACCTGCAGATGAAG gagcagccaggctctccAGACTGGATCGAGCTTGACCAGAAGATCACACCCTTGCTCTTAAACTACTGCCAGTGCAAGCTGCAGTGTGAGGAGTACTACGAGGTGCTGGATCACTGCTCCTCCATCCTCAACAAGTACGAGG ACAATGTCAAGGCCTACTTCAAGCGGGGCAAGGCCCATGCAGCCGTGTGGAACGTGGCCGAGGCGCAGGCCGACTTTGCCAAAGTCCTGGCACTCGACCCCTCGCTGCGGCCCGTGGTCTCCAAGGAGCTGCGGAGCCTGGAAGCGCGGCTGCGGGAGAAGGACGCCGAAGACAAGATCCGCTTCAAGGGCATCTTCTCCCAGTAG
- the PITPNM1 gene encoding membrane-associated phosphatidylinositol transfer protein 1, with the protein MLIKEYHILLPMSLEEYQVAQLYMIQKKSREESSGEGSGVEILANRPYSDGPGGSGQYTHKIYHVGSHIPSWFRALLPKAALQVEEESWNAYPYTRTRYTCPFVEKFSIEIETYYRPDAGQQTNIFNLSAAEKRQRILDTIDIVRDPISPGEYKPEEDPKLYHSSKTGRGPLGDDWLEAAAAGGPLMCAYKLCKVEFRYWGMQSKIEQFIHDVGLRKVMLRAHRQAWCWQDEWTDLTMEDIRQLEEETARMLAQKMAKCGEGEEPPTAGISPEGQPEPDGPGGQEEAELQAGTDTPSDDTFAKQWSTSSRSSYSSQHGGGVSPQSLSEWRMQNIARDSENSSEEEFFDAHEDLSDSDEVFAKEMTKWSSNDFLDTLERPAELDEALGDGASATKGDGEGLGTSSFPESGTADSTEQMCRIHALFLILHSGNILDQGAGEPGSKQADVQTLAATFDAVTRVHFPEALGHVALRLVPCPPICAAAYALVSKLSPYSHDRDSLSSSQDHIPLAALPLLATSSGTYQHAVGTVITRANQAYAAFLHSGEGTGFCGQVVLLGDCVGGILGFDALCQSRVGSGGSRSSSRRGSLTTEPVSPEQCGGPDLLADGTEGAPVLGQASPEPLGTQGDSQQQSSMCSLQASEAPLEAEAPRSSAVALDGAEGASTRLEFKVSGFFLFGSPLGLVLALRKTVMPALDVAQLRPACEQIYNLFHAADPCASRLEPLLAKAFHAVPPLSVPRYQKYPLGDGTSSLLAEALQTHSALFLPKVDVAAPPTPTGSFGGFWKGNEPTEPPTPASTSEVVKILERWWGPKRIDYSLYCPDALTAFPTITLPHLFHASYWESSDVVAFILRQVMEKEGPQPAESEESSIYSPAIPREKWQRKRTQVKIRNVTANHRACDVIVCEGKAQVLSGRFMYGPLDVVTLTGEKVDIYIMTQPLSGKWLYYGTEVTSGSGRLTFTIPPDKALAIGIYPVRMVVRGDHSYAEAYLTVVARGTESVVFSIDGSFTASVSIMGSDPKVRAGAVDVVRHWQDSGYMIIYVTGRPDMQKHRVVAWLSQHNFPHGAVSFCDGLTHDPLRQKAAFLQSLRTEAEISIVAGYGSTKDVSVYSSLGLAPAHIYIVGRAVKKFQNQCQFLSDGYVAHLAQLEAAALAHSPKGPPRPVLGKGTYGCPAPVDFLRKQSQLLRSRGSSQAERDGGPPSAPPGLSRAKPRSVSLKLEGEE; encoded by the exons ATGCTGATCAAGGAGTACCACATCCTGCTGCCCATGAGCCTGGAGGAGTACCAGGTGGCCCAGCTGTACATGATCCAG AAGAAGAGCCGGGAGGAGTCGAGTGGCGAGGGCAGCGGCGTGGAGATCCTGGCCAACCGTCCCTACAGCGATGGCCCCGGCGGCAGCGGCCAGTACACCCACAAGATCTACCACGTCGGCTCCCACATCCCCAGCTGGTTCCGGGCGCTGCTCCCCAAAGCCGCGCTCCAGGTGGAGGAGGAGTCCTGGAATGCTTATCCCTACACACGCaccag GTACACGTGTCCCTTTGTGGAGAAGTTTTCCATTGAGATCGAGACCTACTACCGCCCGGATGCAGGGCAACAGACCAACATCTTCAACCTGAGTGCGGCGGAGAAGAGGCAGAGGATTTTGG ACACCATTGACATTGTGCGTGATCCCATCTCCCCTGGGGAATACAAGCCTGAGGAGGATCCCAAACTCTACCACTCATCCAAGACGGGCCGGGGCCCGCTGGGGGATGactggctggaggcagcagcagccggcGGGCCTCTCATGTGCGCCTACAAGCTCTGCAAGGTGGAGTTCCGATACTGGGGGATGCAGTCCAAGATCGAGCAGTTCATCCACGACGTGG GTTTGAGGAAGGTGATGCTGCGCGCACACCGCCAagcctggtgctggcaggatGAGTGGACGGACCTGACGATGGAGGATATCcggcagctggaggaggagacGGCGCGAATGCTGGCACAGAAGATGGCCAAGTGTGGGGAGGGCGAGGAGCCACCCACGGCTGGGATCAGCCCCgaggggcagccagagccagaTGGTCCTGGTGGccaggaggaggctgagctgcaggcaggaactGATACCCCCTCCGATGACACCTTTGCCAAGCAGTGGTCCACTTCTTCCCGGTCTTCCTACTCCTCCCAGCATGGAG GGGGCGTGTCTCCTCAGAGCCTGTCGGAGTGGCGGATGCAGAACATTGCCCGCGACTCGGAGAACAGCTCCGAAGAGGAATTTTTCGATGCCCACG aggaTCTCTCTGACAGCGACGAGGTCTTCGCCAAGGAGATGACCAAGTGGAGCTCCAACGACTTCTTGGACACACTTGAGCGGCCAGCGGAGCTGGACGAGGCACTGG GGGACGGAGCCAGCGCCACCAAGGGGGATGGTGAAGGATTGGGAACATCCAGCTTCCCTGAG agTGGCACAGCCGACAGCACGGAGCAGATGTGCCGGATCCACGCGCTCTTCCTCATCCTCCACAGTGGGAACATCCTGGATCAGGGAGCGGGCGAGCCGGGCTCCAAGCAGGCGGATGTGCAGACACTGGCGGCCACCTTTGATGCTGTCACCCGTGTCCACTTTCCCGAGGCACTGGGACATGTGGCCCTGCGCCTGGTGCCCTGCCCGCCCATCTGTGCTGCGGCCTATGCCCTTGTCTCCAA GCTCAGCCCCTACAGCCAtgacagggacagcctgtccAGCAGCCAGGACCACATCCCGCTGGCAGCGCTCCCACTGCTGGCCACCTCCTCAGGCACCTACCAGCACGCCGTGGGCACCGTCATCACCCGTGCCAACCAGGCCTACGCAGCCTTCCTGCACTCCGGAGAGGGTACTGGCTTCTGCGGCCAG gtggtgctgctgggggactGCGTGGGCGGCATCCTAGGATTTGATGCACTGTGCCAGAGCCGGGTGGGCTCAGGGGGCAGCCGAAGCAGCAGCCGCCGTGGCAGCCTG acCACGGAGCCTGTCTCCCCGGAGCAGTGTGGTGGCCCAGACCTGCTGgctgatgggacagagggagcaCCAGTATTGGGCCaggccagccctgagcccctagggacacagggggacagccagcagcagagctccatgTGCAG cctgcaggCCAGCGAGGCCCCGCTGGAGGCAGAGGCACCCCGGAGCAGCGCCGTGGCGCTGGATGGGGCGGAGGGTGCCAGCACCCGCCTCGAATTTAAGGTATCCGGCTTCTTCCTCTTCGGTTCCCCACTGGGGCTGGTGCTCGCGCTGCGCAAGACCGTCATGCCTGCTCTGGATG tggccCAGCTGCGTCCTGCCTGTGAGCAGATCTACAACCTCTTCCACGCCGCCGATCCCTGCGCCTCCCGCCTGGAGCCCCTCCTGGCCAAGGCCTTCCATGCTGTGCCTCCGCTCAGCGTGCCCCGATATCAGAAGTACCCTCTGGGTGATGGCACCTCATCCCTGTTGG CGGAGGCCCTACAGACACACTCTGCCCTGTTCCTGCCCAAAGTGGATGTGGCTGCTCCCCCTACCCCCACTGGCAGCTTTGGGGGCTTTTGGAAGGGCAATGAGCCAACAGAGCCACCCACTCCTGCCAGTACCAGCGAGGTTGTGAAGA TCCTGGAGCGCTGGTGGGGCCCGAAGCGCATCGACTATTCTCTGTACTGCCCTGATGCCCTGACTGCCTTCCCCACCATCACCCTGCCCCACCTCTTCCACGCCAGCTACTGGGAGTCCTCCGACGTGGTGGCCTTCATCCTGCGCCAG GTGATGGAGAAAGAGGGGCCGCAGCCTGCAGAGAGCGAGGAGAGCTCCATCTACAGCCCTGCCATCCCTCGGGAGAAGTGGCAGCGAAAGCGCACCCAAGTGAAGATCCGG AACGTGACGGCCAACCACCGCGCCTGCGACGTGATCGTGTGCGAGGGCAAAGCACAGGTCCTCAGCGGGCGCTTCATGTACGGACCCCTGGATGTGGTGACACTGACCGGGGAGAAG GTGGACATCTACATCATGACACAGCCGCTGTCAGGGAAGTGGCTGTACTACGGCACCGAGGTGACAAGTGGCAGCGGGCGCCTGACCTTCACCATCCCTCCAGACAAGGCTCTGGCCATCGGGATCTACCCTGTGCGCATGGTGGTCAG AGGGGACCACAGCTACGCTGAGGCATACCTGACCGTGGTGGCTCGTGGCACCGAGTCCGTTGTGTTCAGCATCGACGGCTCCTTCACTGCAAGCGTCTCCATCATGGGCAGTGACCCCAAAGTGCgggcaggggctgtggatgttgtAAG GCACTGGCAGGACTCAGGGTACATGATCATCTACGTGACGGGGCGCCCTGACATGCAGAAGCACCGCGTGGTGGCCTGGCTCTCCCAGCACAACTTCCCCCATGGCGCCGTCTCCTTCTGCGATGGGCTCACCCACGACCCGCTGCGCCAGAAAGCTGccttcctgcagagcctgcGCACCGAG gcagagatCTCCATAGTCGCCGGCTACGGCTCCACCAAGGATGTCTCAGTCTACAGCTCACTGGGACTTGCGCCAGCACACATCTACATCGTGGGACGGGCCGTCAAGAAGTTCCAAAACCAGTGCCAG TTCCTCTCCGACGGTTACGTTGCCCACCTGGCCCAGTTGGAAGCTGCAGCCCTCGCTCACTCCCCCAAGGGCCCTCCCCGACCTGTGCTGGGCAAAGGCACCTATGGCTGCCCGGCGCCTGTCGACTTCCTGCggaagcagagccagctcctgcGCTCCCGGGgctccagccaggcagagcGGGATGGGGGGCCCCCCTCAGCACCCCCTGGCTTGTCCCGGGCCAAGCCCCGCAGCGTCAGCCTCAAGCTGGAGGGTGAGGAgtga
- the CDK2AP2 gene encoding cyclin-dependent kinase 2-associated protein 2, producing MKPPGAQGSQSTYTDLLSVIEEMGKEIRPTYAGSKSAMERLKRGIIHARALVRECLAETERNART from the exons ATGAAGCCCCCCGGGGCGCAGGGCTCGCAGAGCACCTACACGGACCTGCTCTCGGTCATCGAGGAGATGGGCAAGGAGATCCGGCCCACCTACGCCGGCAGCAAGAGCGCCATGGAGCGGCTGAAGCGGG GGATCATCCACGCCCGGGCGCTGGTCAGGGAGTGCCTGGCAGAGACAGAGCGAAACGCCCGCACGTAA